The DNA sequence AAGCAGATTGCTGGAAGATCACCCTAGAGTACCTGCCTGAACGTTCTCCGAACCAGTAAGGTGCAGGCGTTTCATCCGCGTTAAGGATGCTTTGAGCGGGCAGAATGATTCTTTTCTGTCTACAAGGGTGGTACCGCGGGAGCTATAAGCCTTCTCGTCCCTTTACCGGGATGAGAGGGCTTTTTTTGTTTTTCTCAAGTGGAAAACGCCCGGTAACGGCAAGTCAAATTACCTAAATGAAAGCAGGAGGAATTGCAGTGGAATACAAAGATACATTATTGATGCCAAAAACAGAATTTCCGATGCGCGGAAATCTCCCAAAAAGGGAGCCGGAAATCCAGGGCAAATGGGAAGAAATGAATATTTATGAAAAGGTGCAGGAGCACACGAAGGGCCGGCCGATGTTTGTTCTCCATGATGGCCCTCCATATGCTAACGGCGATATCCATATGGGCCATGCGCTGAATAAAATCCTTAAAGATTTTATTGTCCGCTACAAGTCCATGAGCGGATTCCATGCACCATATGTACCAGGCTGGGATACCCACGGCCTGCCGATTGAGCAGGCATTGACGAATAAAGGCGTTAAGAGAAAAGAAATGACAGTTGCCGAGTTCAGAAAGCTTTGCGAGGAGTATGCCTATGAACAGGTTGACAGCCAGCGTTCACAATTTAAACGCCTTGGCGTCCGCGGCGACTGGGAAAACCCTTATATCACGCTGCAGCCTCAATATGAAGCACAGCAGATCAAGGTATTTGGCGATATGGCTAAAAAAGGCTATATCTACAAAGGGAAGAAACCGGTCTACTGGTCACCTTCAAGTGAATCAGCACTTGCCGAAGCGGAGATTGAATACCAGGATAAGCGCTCTCCTTCCATTTATGTTGGCTTTAAAGTCAAAGATGGAAAAGGTGTATTGGATCAGGATGTCCAAATCGTCATCTGGACGACAACTCCTTGGACGATCCCGGCCAATCTGGGGATCAGCGTCCATCCTGACCTTAATTATGTGGTTGCAGAAGCGGGCGGCAGCAAATATCTGGTCGCAGAAGAGCTCTTGGAATCTGTGGCAGGAGAAACTGGCTGGGAAGACCCGGCTGTCGTTAAGACAGTCAAAGGAAGCGAGCTGGAAAACATCCTTGCCTCCCATCCGCTTTATGGCCGCGATTCGCTTGTCATGCTTGGCGACCATGTAACCGTTGATGCAGGTACAGGCTGTGTCCACACTGCGCCCGGCCATGGTGAAGATGACTTTTATGTTGGCCAGAAATATGGACTTGAGGTATTGTGCCCAGTCGATGATAAGGGTCTTATGACCAATGAAGCTGAAGGCTTCGAAGGCCTCTTCTATGACGAAGCCAACAAGCCGATCACCGAAGCGCTTAAAGAAAAGGGTGCATTATTGGGCCTGAAGTTCATCACTCACTCTTATCCGCATGACTGGAGAACGAAGAAGCCGGTCATTTTCAGGGCTACAGCGCAATGGTTCGCATCCATCAAGGACTTCCGCAATGAGCTCCTGGAAGCTGTTAAAGAAACGAAATGGGTGCCGGCATGGGGAGAAACACGCCTGTTCAATATGGTCCGCGACCGCGGCGACTGGTGTATTTCCCGCCAGCGTGCATGGGGCGTTCCTATCCCTGTCTTTTATGCTGAAAACGGCGACAGCATCATTACTGATGAAACAATTGATCATGTTTCTGCCCTTTTCAGGGAACACGGCTCCAATATCTGGTTCGAGAAAGAGGCCAAAGAGCTATTGCCTGAAGGGTTCACACATCCTGGCAGCCCGAATGGCAAGTTCACAAAAGAAACGGATATCATGGATGTCTGGTTTGATTCCGGCTCATCCCACCAGGCTGTCCTGGAAGAACGCGATGATCTGCAGCGTCCTGCAGACCTTTACCTTGAAGGCTCTGATCAGTACAGAGGCTGGTTCAATTCATCCCTGTCCACCTCAGTGGCAGTAACTGGAAAGGCGCCGTATAAGGGCGTTCTTAGCCACGGCTTTGCACTTGACGGCGAAGGCAGGAAAATGAGTAAATCCATCGGAAATGTTGTCGTTCCGGCGAAGGTCATGAACCAGCTTGGAGCAGATATCCTGCGTCTTTGGGTGGCATCTGTAGACTACCAGGCAGACGTAAGAGTCTCTGACCCGATCCTGAAGCAGGTTGCTGAGGTTTACCGCAAGATCAGAAACACATTCAGATTCCTGCTTGGGAACCTGGCTGACTTCAATCCTGAGAAAGATGCAGTTGTCTTTGAAAACCTCAGGGAAGTCGATCAGTTCATGCTCGTGAAGCTGAACAAGCTGGTCAAAAACGTCAAGGAAGCTTATGACCGCTATGAATTCGCAGGCATTTACCATGCGATCAACAATTTCTGTACATTGGACTTAAGTTCATTCTACCTGGATTTTGCCAAAGATGTTCTTTACATCGAGGCCGAAGATAATGCTGACCGCCGTGCGATTCAGACAGTGCTTTATGAAAGCCTTGTTGCGCTTGCAAAGCTGACTGCGCCGATTCTTTCTCATACAGCTGATGAAGTATGGTCCTTTATCCCTGCTGCGAAGGAAGAAAGTGTACAGCTGACAGACATGCCTGAATACAAAGAGCTTCCTAATGCAGATGAACTGATGAAAAAATGGACATCATTCATGAATTTGCGCGATGAAGTGCTTAAAGCACTTGAAGAGGCACGAAATGAAAAAGTGATCGGGAAATCCCTGGCAGCAAAGATCACTCTTTATCCAACGGCTGAAACTAGAAGCCTTCTTGACAGCATTAAAGAAGATGTGAAACAGCTGTTCATCGTTTCCGCCTTTGAAATCGGCGGAGAGTATGGCGAGGCGCCTGAAGAAGCCCTCAAGCTCGACAAAGCGGCAATTCTTGTGTCTAAAGCAGAAGGCGAAACATGCGAGCGCTGCTGGACAGTTACACCGGAAGTCGGTGCTGATTCCAGCCACCCTTCGCTTTGCCCGCGCTGTGCAAGTGTTGTAAAAAACAACTATAGCCATTTGGCATAATAACAAGACCCGGCTGCCTGGTGCAGCCGGTTTTTGATTTTTTTCCTGTCACCTAACCCCCGAAAGATTACCTTTTTTTCGATAAATCCTTCCACCTTATCTAAACTTTGTGCTCTTTGTTAAATGTTTATCAGGTTCTGTGCGCCCAGGCCGGAGATAATAATTTTAAACAAAGAAGAACGGAGGAAGCGGCAATGGACAGCTCATTTGAAAAGCTCTATTCAGAACTCCGTGCAACTAAAGAGGAATTGCTTCAGAGGCTGGAAAGCGGAAGATGCTCAGCCCTTATCCAGCCATTAATATATGATGAGTTGGCCGATATTAACCGCGCCATCGGAAAATTGGAAAAAGGGGAATACGGAAAATGTGAAATATCCGGGGAATTGATACCGGAAAATCTGCTGTCAGTCATCCCAACTATGGTAGCATTGTCAGATTATGATAAGCTTGGGGCGTTTTGCCGAAAGCCGATGGAATCAGTTTTTGAACCGTCCGCAGACACCGCTTCTTTCTTGATGATGATTATGAGAGGCTGAACCGGTCAGCAGCAGCCTTCATAGTGGATAAAAGGTGTCGTTTTCATGGAGATTATGCTAAAATGCTAAGGTAATGACTTCAAATTGGAGGTAGCCTTTGTGTTTTATTACATAATTGCCTTATTTGTTATTGCTCTGGATCAGCTGACCAAATGGCTGATTGTTAAAAATATGGAGCTTGGTGAAAGCATCCCGGTGATCGAGAATTTTCTTTATATCACATCGCACCGCAACAGGGGGGCGGCATGGGGAATTCTTGAAGGGCAAATGTGGTTTTTCTATGTTATTACAGTTGCCGTCATCATAGGTATTGTCTATTACATCAAGACCGCAGCAAAAGGGAAGCGATTGCTTGGCATCGCACTGGGATTAATGCTCGGAGGGGCGATCGGCAATTTTATCGACAGGGTTTTCCGCAAAGAAGTGGTTGATTTCGTCAACACATATATCTTTGGATATGATTTTCCTGTCTTTAATGTGGCCGATTCATCATTGGTTGTCGGGGTAATCATACTGATGATACAAATGCTCCGGGAAGAGCGGGAAGCGAAGGAGAAATCGAATGGAGAAAATGGAATACATCATTAATGAAGAAGTGGCAGGGGAAAGGCTTGATAAAGCTGTTTCACTGCTGAACGAAGAGCTGTCAAGATCACAGGCGCAGCAAATGATCAAGGATGGCCATATCCTTGTCAACGGCCAGGGAACTAAAACGAATTATAAATGCAGCATTGATGATAAGATTGAAATATCATTCCCAGAACCGGAAGAGCTTGATGTCTTACCGGAAGAGATGGACCTTGATATCTATTATGAAGATGGTGATGTCCTTGTCGTTAATAAGCCTAAGGGAATGGTCGTCCATCCTGCGCCGGGTCATGCATCAGGAACGCTGGTCAATGGCCTTATGGCACACTGCAAGGACCTTTCCGGCATCAATGGCGTCCTGCGCCCGGGAATCGTTCACCGCATCGATAAGGATACATCAGGCCTGCTGATGGTTGCCAAGAATGATATGGCCCATGAAAGCCTGGTGAATCAGCTTGTTGAAAAAACCGTGACAAGGAAGTACCAGGCAATTGTTCATGGAACCATCCCTCATGACTATGGAACGGTTGATGCTCCGCTTGGAAGGGATCCTAAAGACAGGCAGAGCATGACAGTGGTGGATGGCGGAAAGCATGCGGTCACGCATTTTCATGTGATTCACCGCTACAAGGATTTTACCCATGTGGAATGCCAGCTTGAAACAGGAAGGACCCACCAGATCCGCGTTCATATGAAATATATCGGCTATCCGCTGGCAGGGGACCCGAAGTACGGGCCAAGAAAGACACTTGAAATCGGCGGACAGGCACTGCATGCAGGTGTTC is a window from the Bacillus infantis NRRL B-14911 genome containing:
- the ileS gene encoding isoleucine--tRNA ligase: MEYKDTLLMPKTEFPMRGNLPKREPEIQGKWEEMNIYEKVQEHTKGRPMFVLHDGPPYANGDIHMGHALNKILKDFIVRYKSMSGFHAPYVPGWDTHGLPIEQALTNKGVKRKEMTVAEFRKLCEEYAYEQVDSQRSQFKRLGVRGDWENPYITLQPQYEAQQIKVFGDMAKKGYIYKGKKPVYWSPSSESALAEAEIEYQDKRSPSIYVGFKVKDGKGVLDQDVQIVIWTTTPWTIPANLGISVHPDLNYVVAEAGGSKYLVAEELLESVAGETGWEDPAVVKTVKGSELENILASHPLYGRDSLVMLGDHVTVDAGTGCVHTAPGHGEDDFYVGQKYGLEVLCPVDDKGLMTNEAEGFEGLFYDEANKPITEALKEKGALLGLKFITHSYPHDWRTKKPVIFRATAQWFASIKDFRNELLEAVKETKWVPAWGETRLFNMVRDRGDWCISRQRAWGVPIPVFYAENGDSIITDETIDHVSALFREHGSNIWFEKEAKELLPEGFTHPGSPNGKFTKETDIMDVWFDSGSSHQAVLEERDDLQRPADLYLEGSDQYRGWFNSSLSTSVAVTGKAPYKGVLSHGFALDGEGRKMSKSIGNVVVPAKVMNQLGADILRLWVASVDYQADVRVSDPILKQVAEVYRKIRNTFRFLLGNLADFNPEKDAVVFENLREVDQFMLVKLNKLVKNVKEAYDRYEFAGIYHAINNFCTLDLSSFYLDFAKDVLYIEAEDNADRRAIQTVLYESLVALAKLTAPILSHTADEVWSFIPAAKEESVQLTDMPEYKELPNADELMKKWTSFMNLRDEVLKALEEARNEKVIGKSLAAKITLYPTAETRSLLDSIKEDVKQLFIVSAFEIGGEYGEAPEEALKLDKAAILVSKAEGETCERCWTVTPEVGADSSHPSLCPRCASVVKNNYSHLA
- a CDS encoding RluA family pseudouridine synthase, translated to MEKMEYIINEEVAGERLDKAVSLLNEELSRSQAQQMIKDGHILVNGQGTKTNYKCSIDDKIEISFPEPEELDVLPEEMDLDIYYEDGDVLVVNKPKGMVVHPAPGHASGTLVNGLMAHCKDLSGINGVLRPGIVHRIDKDTSGLLMVAKNDMAHESLVNQLVEKTVTRKYQAIVHGTIPHDYGTVDAPLGRDPKDRQSMTVVDGGKHAVTHFHVIHRYKDFTHVECQLETGRTHQIRVHMKYIGYPLAGDPKYGPRKTLEIGGQALHAGVLGFVHPRTGEYMEFEAPLPAYFSELLEKLGK
- the lspA gene encoding signal peptidase II, with amino-acid sequence MFYYIIALFVIALDQLTKWLIVKNMELGESIPVIENFLYITSHRNRGAAWGILEGQMWFFYVITVAVIIGIVYYIKTAAKGKRLLGIALGLMLGGAIGNFIDRVFRKEVVDFVNTYIFGYDFPVFNVADSSLVVGVIILMIQMLREEREAKEKSNGENGIHH